A window of Adhaeribacter arboris genomic DNA:
TCATTTGGTGATAGGTAGCTGCCCGCACGAACATACAAGCACCGGTAGCCCAAAATACCAGCAATATATCGTTGTATTGGCCTTCGTCTTTTTCTAAAGAGTTAAATAAGCGGCCCCGGCAAAAAGGATAACCGAACCGGTCTAAAAGGCCACCTCCTGCCCCGGCGTACTCCAAATAATCGCGTTGTTGGTAAGATTTTAATTTCGGTTGACAAGCAGCGATAGTAGCATCGCTTTCCATTAAGGTAATTAATGGATCTAACCATCCGGCCGTTACTTCTACATCCGAATTCAATAACACGTAATAATCGGCTCTAATTTGCCTTAGAGCTTGGTTATAACCTTCGCAAAAACCCAGGTTTTGGTGGTGTTGAATTAACTTTATTTGAGGATAATTTTCTTGTAAGTAGGCAACAGAGTTATCCGTAGAGTGATTATCTACTACATAAATTAAATGACCAATGGAATTTGCGGTTACCGAAGGTAAGAATTGCGCCAGAAACTTTTGCCCGTTCCAGTTTAATAGTACAATCGCAATAGTAGGAGCTGGTTTATAAACCAAGGCTGCTTAAATCTAAACCCGGAATATTAGGTAAAAGGCCTTCGGTGTGGCGTTTCATCTCGTCGCGTGCTTTATCGCTGGCTTCGTCTAAGGCTTTATTAACGGCAGCTACTACTAAATCGGTCAACATTTCTTTATCCTCCTGGTTCAATAAAGAGGCATCAATCTCTAAGGAAATTAACTTACGTAAGCCATTCGCTTTTGCTTTTACCATGCCTGCTCCTGACTCCGCGGTTACCGTAATAAACTGAAGGTTATCCTGGGCTTCTTTCATCTTAGCCTGGACCTCTTTTATTTTACCCATCATAGAAAACATATCAAACATGGCAATTACGGTTTTTAGTTAAAAATAAACTTAGCGGAGCAAAGGTAAGAATTTACGAAAATAATACCTATCGGTTAACAGGAGACAAGAAGGTGCGAGTCAAAAATAGAACTATCTTTTTCACATTACGGAGCTATGCGGGTACTGATCCGGTCGCCCAGCATTAACTTATTATTGGGCGATTTATGCGGATTGTCTTCTACTTCATTCGTTTTATTTACAATATCCCGGATAATGGTATCCAGGTCGTGCGTAACAATGTTCAGATTAGCCAAAACTTCCAGATTAAACGGATCCGCTAAGTTTTTGTAATTAAAAGCATGAATGAGGCCTAGAATGTTTGCTACCGGAACCCGCACTTTATGCGATTGAATCCAGGCTATTTCTTTTAATTTTTCGTTTTGTTCCTGAATTTTTAACTGGTGCCGTTTCGTTTCGGTAATGTCCCGCGAAAAGCAGCCCGTACCGGTGATATTGCCATCGCGGTCGCGAATAGGATTAAAGCTTATTTCTACGTAATTTACCTCTTTATTCGCGGTGATTAACTGGTCTTCTACCGTATAAATTTCGCCCTGAAACGCTCTTTCGTATAAAGCTATCCATTTTGCATTTATTTCCGGATTTAAGTTCGGGTAGAGAACACTATCGCCTTTTTGCAAGTACCGGCCGGTAGTAAGCGCCAGTTGTTCCAAAAAGGGTTGATTGGCCGTAATCAGTTGATAATCTCTGTTCACCGACCAAATTAACGCATTGGGATTATTTATCAGCGCATTTAAATTTTGCGTGTTCTCAAAATCTTTTTCCTGCGCTAATTTTTCCTGGGTTATATCCTGAAAATAAACGGTCAAGCCGTCCACGGATGGATAAGCCGATACGCCGAACCATTTCCGGAAACGCGGATAATATTCTTCAAACTGTACTTTTACCTGCTCGGTCATGGCCCGCTGGTACTCGCTGTAGAATTTAAGCGATTTTAGCTCCGGAAATTGATCCCAGAGAGAATTGCCCATAATCTCTTCCCGCTTACAGTGCAGGATGCGTTCAAATTCTTTATTCACGTAAGTAAAATTCCAGTTCTTGTCGATGGCATAAAAGCCATCCGTAATACTTTCCAGTATATCATTGATGCGCTGGGTATATTCTTTGATTTTCTCGACGGATTTAAATTCTTCCGTAACGTCCCGGCCCATACCCTGCAACTCGGTAATTTTAGCGTTAACTGTTTTTATAGCAACAAATTCCCATTCCAATATCCGAATCTCACCGGCTGTGTTGTATTTATGAATAATTAAAGGCTGAACTTGCCCTGGTTGCCGCAAACATTTAGTTATTACATCCTCAAAGTATTTTTGATCTTCTGGGTGCGTATCCTGCGTAAATGGCTGCCCTATTATGGATTCGGGGCGGTAATCTAACTTTTGGCAGTAAGCTTGGTTCACGAAGGTATGTTGCCCCTGGGTATCAATCCGGATAAGGAAGGTAGTTTGAGAATCAATGAGCGAACGCAGGTGACGTTCTTTTTTTGCCAACCGGTTCGTTAATATCCGGTTTTCCTGCTCCGCGTGGATAATGGGAGAAATATCGAAGGCCATTACCAGCCGGCATTTGCGGCCATTATATTCCGTAGTGTTAGAGTAAATGCGCACGTAAAACAATTCGCCATTTTTGCGCCGATGGCACCAGATTCCGCTTTTAGAGTAGGAGGGAATTTCTTCCTGTAATCTTTTCTCCAGCGCCTCAATACTTTCCGCTGGCCGGATATCTTTAATGGTCATTCCAAGCAGTTCTTCTTGGCTATAGCCGTATTCTTCGAGCATGGCCCGGTTTACAGCCAGGAAACGTAAAGTTTCCGCATCAAACACCCACATGGGGTTCGGATTGTCGTCGAAAAGCCGCCGGAATTGCTTGTCCGCATTACGACGTTTCGTGAACAGGCGGTGCAAAAAACCGTATAAAACTATAGCCGTAACGGTAACATACGCATACCCCTTCCAGCTTTCCAGCCAGAAAATCTGTTGTATCGAAAGCTGCAAAATAGTACCCATTTTTTGCAGAGTCCAACTGCTAAAAGTAATCCAACTCAGCCCCAGAACTAAGTAAACCAGTGCAATTCTTTTAGCCATGGTTACAACAATAAGTATGTATGAAAGTTTAAGAAGATACTTCTTCCAATAAGCGCGAAAAACTAACTAAAAATACTACTATTATTAGAATTACAAAAAAAAGAAGGTAGTTCCTGGGTAATTGGCTAGTGCTTGGCTAAATTAAAAAATTAGAAATGAGGCCTAAATACTTTCATCTGATACTTTATCAGTACAGTTTATTGTCATGCACTGACATTTAAGTATTATTTATCTAACAACGAACAACTAAAAACAAACTACTACTTGATTAAAGTAACAGAGCCTTTTCGCTGAATCGTGTTACCATCGAGGTCTTGCGCCGTAAAGGAGAAAATATACGTTCCTACGGGGGCATCCTGGCCGTTTATTTTACCGTTCCAGCCTTCGCCGGGATTTTTGCTTTCGAAGATAACCTGGCCCCAGCGATTATAAATTTTGAGGCGAACAGCTTGAATAAACCGGCCTTTTACTTCAAAAATATCGTTCAAGCCATCGCTATTCGGCGAAAAAGCGTTGGGTATGGTGGCAGTAAAAGCTTGCGCGACGCGTATTTTATTCGAATAGCTTATTTCCGGTGAATTAGCAGTAGTAACTTTTATGCGATAGGCCAAAAGTTGACTAGTCGTATTTAGTTTTCTATCCGTAAAAGTAGTATTGCTTCCCACTTCGGAGGAACTAAGCAGTTGACCGGTAGCATCATCCGATACTTCAATCGTATACCTAGGAGCAGCGGTAAGGCCCACAAAAGCCGACCAGCGCAAATTCACCCGGTTCTCCGTTGAATGAAACGTTCCACTTAAAATAACCGGACAAGTTTGATTGCTCACCGCCGAAGTAAGTCCACAAGAGTCCGTGTAAGTAGCCTGGTAGCAAGGTTGATTATTTTCGTTAAAAGAGGCACTATCCAGATAAAGGGTTTGCTTTACTTGACCGAGATTGACGAAGGGCCCATTATTTATTTTCTTTTGCCAGCTTACTTCCGCTAAGGTTTCGTTTGTTGGGATAAGTAATTTTAATACTACCTGATTTTGCGCGTTAAAGGAGGCCAGAGCAAAGCCGTATTGGGGCGGCACGGTAGCCACACCTGTTTGGCAAGTATCGTTAGAGCGCGAACTACGGTTAGAAATTAATTGCGCGACTACCTGGTAACAATACTGGCGACCACAGGCTACGGCTGCATCCAGATAAGTAGTAGCGGCAGCCGGCAAAGTTTGCAGTAGCTTGTTGTCGCGAAAGATTTGGTAATTTACTACTTCAGTTGTATTGGGGTACGGTGACCAAAGTATTTGTAAAGCCTTTTCGGCGGAAGTAATTTTAATGGGTTGCGATACCAGCACCTGGGAGAAAATACCGGTTTTAGTACCACAAGAATCTGTTACCTGTAGGCGGTATTGGTAAGGGGTACGCGTATCGGTATGGGTGAGGGTAATAGTGCCGGAAACGGGAACGGAGGAAAGTAGTTGTATTTCCTGAAAGTTGGTGCTACCCACCGGGGCTCGTTCAATGAAATAATTATAGTCCGGTTGTAAACTGGAGGCTTGCAAAATTAAACTGCCCTGACTCACGGCGTATTGAGTGATTTGCAGGCTTTGTAGTTCCGGAATGTTTATAGCCGGTAAGGTTTGTACCTTTACTGTATTCTCGACGGTACAAGTAGCATTACGATACGCCGCTTTAATACTAATCTGATAGGTGCCGGCATTTTTATATTGGTAGCTAGTGTCTTTGCCCGGTAAAACCCGCCGCTCAGTACCATCGCCGAAGTTAAGGCGGTAATAATCGTAATGCGCATCCGTAATTCTAAAATTAACTTTATTGAAGGCGCAGGTAAAACTCGTGAGGGTGGGTGGGGGAGTGTTTAATACGGTAAATGTTCGCTCGAACTGGTTATTACCGGGCAAGCCCGTATTAATTAATTGCGTAACGGTGTAAGTGCCCGGCGCATTATAAGTAACGCTTTTCGTCGTGTCCGGGAAAGCTAATCCGTCGTTTTTGTTAGCGTCGTAATATTCTTTATCGGGTTGGGCGTTAGTTGAGCAAGATTTAAATCGAATTTTTTCACCTACGCAAAAGATGTTTACTTCCAAGCCTTTGGCATTATAAGCTTTAAATTTCTCGGGACAATTTGTTTGGGCTTGTAGTTTTGTGCCGAATAAAAGACTAAGCAGCAATAAACAAAAAAATGTAAAAGTTTAAAGGTTGGTTGTAACACGGGCATAGATAAACGAAATCGTTTTCCGGATGAGTTCAGCAAAAACAGTTTCCTTTAAAACGTCAATTACCTGATTTCGGTATACTGCCCGCAAGTTCTCTTCTGAATTTATATTTTTCTTTAAACTGTCTGTTGTAGTTAATTGTAAAATGGTGGCAAGGGCCAGTATATGTTCCAGGTTTTTTAATATCTGGTAAGGTTGTAGCCAAAAATGACGAATAAAATTAGTCGAAGGCCCGGAATTCGTGTCAAAGCCGCTTTCGTACATAATTAAATTTTCCTCGCTTAAGGTTTGCAGCAAAGCAAGCAAGTACTCTGCCTTCACAGACAAGTTTTCGTTTAAAGTAAAAAGCGTAGAATTATTATTTCTATTTTCGGAAAAGCTTTCTGTAATATGTTCCCCAAATTTAGCCAGTAATTTCTCTAATTGGCAGGTTAAACCGCTGAGGTGCTTTTGTTGCGTTTGCGGATAAGCCAGGGCTTCGTTTAACTGACTTTGCAAATGCTCTATTTGAGCCGGGAAAAGTTTTTCTGTAGAGGATAGATTCGGAGATTCCGGAAGCAAAATTTGGTAATAGCTAAATAATTTCTTGAACTGAATAAAATTGTATACCAAGCTACCCCAACCTAAAAAAGAAGCTTGCGGCAGGGTGGCCGGCAACTTTTCGGGCCAGGAGTTGATTTGCCAGCTAAAAATATCGTGCACATCAGCGGCATTTAGTAAGTAATTTTGGAAGTATACTTTGCCCTGGCCAAATACCGGCATCAGCAAATGGGCGGTCGGAGAAACGGCAAGTCCCTGACTGAAAACTTGCGGAAGAATTTCAAACTCGTAAAATTCCAGTATCCGGCTAATAATTTTGGAATTTAAAGGTAGCGGGTTTTTCGCGAAGAAGTCGGCCAGTAACAAAAGCATGACGCGCGTAATTTCTGCCGGAACTTCTAAGCCCAACCCAATAGCAAAATTCTTTAATTCTTCGGAAGTTAAACCCTCTCTTTCAGAATAATTATTAAACGCATCAGCTTTATCCCTTGGCTCAACTGAATATTTGAGACTTACTTGTTGAGAAAGAATATCCTGAATAATTTCAATGGTGAGCGGAATTTCGGGTTGAAGCCGGAATATTTCTTCCATTTCAAACCGCTAATTTCTTCAAAATTTCGTCTACCCGCAGATTTTCCTGTTCGCCGGTACGCATATTTTTTAATTTTAACTTGCCGGTTGTTATTTCTTCCGAGCCGATTAGTAAAACATAAGGTATATTTTTCTGATCGGCATAGGTCATTTGCTTCCCTAATTTCACCTGATCGGGATAAAGCTCGGTAGCAATATTCGCTGCCCGTAACTGCTGTAAAATGGGTAAGGCGTACTTTTCGGATTGATTATCAAAATGGGTGATCAAAACTTGGGTACTGGTTTGGGCTGACTCAGGAAATAATTTCAACTCTTCTAGCACATCGTAAATACGGTCCACGCCAAAGGAAATTCCCACTCCCGAAACATTCGGTAAACCAAACATACCCGTTAAGTTATCGTAGCGCCCGCCGCCGGAAATACTTCCTATTTTTACATTATTTACTTTTACTTCGAAAATGCAACCGGTATAGTAGGAGAGACCACGGGCAAGGGTAATATCCAAGGCAATTCTGCGAAAATTTTTAAAACCTAAATTTTCTAAATAAAATTTTAATCTTTTTAAATCGTCATATCCATAAGGATTGCGAAATACCCGCTTTAGAATATTCGGCCTATCTTCTCCTATTGGCAATCTGTTTTCATCTAATTCAACATCCTCTCGAATCTCACCAATAGCTTCATCAACCTTTATTTTAAGCTCATCAATTTTATCAAACGTACCATTTAATGATAATATATCAAACAGTCTTTCAACCATTTCAATAGTAAATCCTTTTTCTAATAGTTCTTTACTTACTCCTTCACGACCAATTTTGTCTAACTTGTCAATAGCGGCAAATAAATCGGTTTCAGTACCTTGCGCTCTTAGTGCCTGGTATAATCCGCCTAAAATATTTCTATGATTAATCTTTATCGTAAAATCAGTAATCCCTAAATTAGTTAAAACCTCATCAATCATCAGCACTATTTCGGCTTCGCAGAGCAGCGATTTAGTACCAACTACGTCGGCATCACATTGGTAAAATTCGCGATAACGACCTTTTTGCGGACGATCGGCCCGCCAAACCGGTTGAATCTGGTAGCGTTTAAAGGGGAAAGTAATTTCGTTGCGGTTCATTACCACGAAGCGGGCAAAAGGTACCGTTAAGTCGTAGCGCAAAGCCCGTTCGGTAATGGCGGGAGTGGAAAAGGGCTGTTGAAGAATTTTATTCCAATTCTCTTGAAGTTTCTCTTTTTCCGGCTCTTTCTTTTCGTGCAGACCGTTGTTTAAGATTTTAAACATTAATTGATCGCCTTCTTCGCCGTACTTACCCGTTAGCACCGATAAATTTTCCATGGCGGGCGTCTCTAAAGGCTGAAAACCAAATTTCTCGAAGGTTCTCTTAATGGTATTAAATATATAATTACGCTTTCCTACTGTTTCCGGACTAAAATCCCGGGTTCCTGTCGGAAGGCTCGGTTTTTCTTTGCTCATGCTTGCTTTCGTATTCTGGCGCGAAGGTACTAAATTTTAAATCGCGGATTTACGCGGATTGTACGGATTACGCAGATTATTTCTAAATCGCAGATTAAACGGATTGCACGGATTACACAGATTTTTTCTCATATACAATACTGAATTATTTATCCAGAAGAATACGGTAAAGAGTATTGAAAATATATTTAAAAGTAAAGGCTAATGGATTAAGTTAGCCTTTACTTTTAAATATATTCCCTACTATCATAACTCCTATTTCAAGTTATAATCTGCGTAATCCGTGCAATCCGCGCAAATCCGCGATTTAGAACTTAATCTAAAATCCAGTTTACGTTATACAAATCTTTGCGACGATCGCGCAAGTTACGTACACTGCCGCCGGTGTTCAGGTCTTTTAATAAATCCAAATCTAGGTCGGCTATCAAGGTCATTTCGGTGTTCGGGGTAGCTTCGGCGACTACCGCATCGTGCGGAAAAGCAAAATCGGAGGGCGAAAATACGGCGGATTGCGAATACTGAATATCCATGTTTTCTACGCGGGGCAAGTTGCCCACGCTACCGGTTATAGCTACGTAACACTCGTTTTCAATGGCCCGAGCCTGAGCGCAGCGCCGCACCCGGAGATAAGCGTTTTTGGTATCCGTCCAGTAAGGCACAAATAAAATTTTCATGTCCATGTCGGATAACATCCGGGCCAGTTCCGGGAACTCCACGTCGTAGCAAATCAGAATGCCAATTTTTCCGATGTCGGTGTCGAAAATAGAAAGTTTGTTCCCACCCCGCAGACCCCAATAAGCGGCTTCGTCGGGAGTAACGTGCAGCTTGTATTGCTTATCGTAGGTGCCATCGCGGCGGCAAAGGTAACTCACGTTGTGCAACTGCTTGTTATTATACTCAGGCATGCTGCCGGCAATAATATTAATGTTGTACGACAAGGCCATATTAATGAGTTTTTCCCGCACTTCGTCGGTATAATCGGCCAGGCTGCGAATTGCGGACGAAGGCGACGGATCGTTCGAGAGGGCCATAAGGGGAGCATTAAAAAACTCCGGGAACATAATAATATCGGCCTTGTACGAACTTACGGTATCTACGTAAAACTCAATCTGCTGCAATAAATCTTCCAAAGAAGTAAGATTGCGCATCTGCCATTGCACAATCCCGATCCGGACCACGGTTTTCTGGCCGCCAATTAGTTCTTCCCGCTCTTCGTAATACACGTTTATCCACTCCAGCAAAGTAGCATAAGCTTTTGACTCGATATCGCTGGGCATGTAGCCTTTTAATATTTTCCGGACGTGGAAATCGTTACTTAGCTGAAAAGTGAGAATCGGGTCGTAAATTTCTTTGTTGCGGACCATGTCGATGTACTTGCGCGGCGACATTTTTTCGGATTGTTCCATATACCCCGGAATCCGGCCGCCCGCAATAATACCGCGCATGTTCAGGTTTTCGCACATTTCTTTCCGGGCATCGTATAAACGCCGGCCGAGGCGCAGGTTGCGGTATTCCGGGTCCACGAAAACGTCTACGCCGTACAGGGTGTCCCCGTCGGGATTATGTGTATCGAATTTTCCTTTACCCACAATTTGCTCGTACGTATGCTTGTCGCCGTAATCCGAGTATTTCACAATAATACTGAGCGCCCCGGCTACCACTTTCCCTTTATCGGTAATACAAATCTGGCCTTCGGGAAATGCTTTCAGCAGTGCCGCAAATTCTTCTTTCGTCCAGGAACCGCCCAAGTTCGAATAGACCGTATCCATAATGCCTTTAATGGCTTTATAATCGGCGAGTCGTAATTGGCGTAAGGTTAATTTATGTTCGGTTTCTTTATTTTTATCGGATGCTTTAATTTTTTCAGTCATAGTAATAATATATTCCTGCTGGTTAATTCAGGTTTAACCGCCTTAATTCAAGCTACATTAATACTTGAAGTAAGATTGATAACAAAGGTAGTTATATTTTAATTTCCGGAATGTTACCTTCTACTACCAGTTTACCGGCGGTAGCCGCTTGTATTTGTTCAACGGAGACCCCGGGCGCCCGTTCCCGTAATACAAAGCCTTGTTCGGTAACTTCTAAAACGGCCAAATCGGTTACAATTTTTTTAACGCACTTCAGGCCGGTTAGAGGTAAACTGCAGGTAGGTAATAATTTAGATTGTCCGTCGCGGCTGGTATGTTGCATCGCCACAATAATATTTTTAGCCGAAGCTACTAAGTCCATCGCTCCGCCCATCCCTTTTACCAGTTTACCCGGAATTTTCCAGTTGGCGATATCCCCGCGTTCCGACACTTCCATAGCGCCTAAAACGGTTAAATCAATGTGTTCGCCCCGAATCATGGCAAAGCTTTCCGCGGAACTGAAGAGGGAAGAGCCGGGTAAAGTAGTGACGGTTTGTTTACCAGCATTAATTAAATCAGGGTCTATTTCAGCTTCCGCCGGAAAAGGACCCATGCCCAATAAACCATTCTCCGATTGCAATTCCACGTTCATTCCGGCGGGTATGTAGTTGGCCACCAAGGTGGGAATACCAATCCCCAAATTTACGTAATACCCGTCTTTTAATTCCTGAGCTATCCGTTTGGCAATGCCGTGTTTATCTAAGGCCATTTTAGTTGCGGGTTGTTGGTTGCAGGTTGTTAGATTTTGGTTATTAGTTGTTGATGGAATATTTAAATTAAAAAAGCAGCTGTAGCATCTAGCAAGATTAATAAAATTTAATAATTGGCTAACAACCAACAACGAGCAACTAACAACGAAACTACTGCGGTTTAAAATCAGCTTGTTCTTTAACTTTCTGGTTTTCGCGGGCATCTTCCAGGGAGTGCGCTTCCATAATACTTTCTTCTTTTTCGGCTATATCCGATAATTGATTGTAGTAACTTTTTAATACTTTCAGTTCTTCATCGCTCAAATCCTCGATGTTAATGAGCCGGTTACTGGCGCCTTTCAGGGCGGCGACCACCTCGTTTAATTTTAACTGAATGGCTTGAGAGTCTTTATTTTGGGATTGCTGAATGAGAAAAACCATTAAAAAAGTAACAATGCTGGTTACCGTATTAATTACCAACTGCCAAGTATCCGAAAATTTAAATAAGGGCCCGGTAATTGCCCAAACGAAAACAAAACCCAAGGCCACTAAAAAAGAAACGGGCTTACCCGACACCCAGGTAATTTGGTTAGCAAAATTTTCGAAGAATAGGGTAAATCTGCTCGGCTGCTTGTCTTTCATTTTTTCCATACCGAATTTTTATTTAATATCTTAAATCTTTACGGTACGGTGTTCAATTCGTTTTTCGTAATGTTGTCCTTTAAAGACGCGCTGGACAAAAATACCCGGGGTATGAATTTGATTGGGGTCCAATTCACCGGCCGGAACCAGTTCTTCTACTTCCGCAATGGTAATTTTACCGGCTGTGGCCATCATGGGGTTAAAATTGCGGGCCGTACCTTTGTAAATTAAATTACCGGCGGTATCGCCCTTCCACGCTTTTACCAGCGCAAAATCGGCCTGAAGCCAATGTTCCAATAAATACATTTTGCCGTTAAATTCCCGGGTTTCTTTGCCAATTCCCACTTCGGTTCCGTAACCGGCCGGCGTAAAAAAGGCGGGAATACCAGCGCCGCCGGCCCGAATGCGTTCGGCGAGCGTTCCTTGCGGAATCAGGTCTACTTCCAATTCCCCGCTGAGTAATTGTCTTTCGAATTCGGCATTTTCGCCGACGTAACTCGAAATCATTTTTTTCACCTGGCGTTTTTGCAGGAGCAATCCCAAGCCAAAACCATCTACGCCGGCGTTATTTGAAATGCAGGTTAACTTTTTTACGTCTTTGCGGAGCAATTCGGCAATACAGTTTTCAGGGATTCCGCAAAGACCAAAACCACCCAACATTATAACGGCCCCATCGGCAATATCGGCCAGCGCTTCTTGTACATTCGCTACTACCTTATCAATCATGTAAAGTATTTTTTAAGCTAACAGGTGTCAGTAATATACGATAAATTCAGCATGGGATAGCTAGAATAAGTAATTATTACAGTAGTAAGTCAGCGAGAACTTCCAAGGATGAACATCATTTTTTAACGGTATCCAGCAGAACTACCGGTATCGTTGCCGGTTGAATCGGTATCGTTGCCGCTAAAAAATGCGGCTTTACTTGTTTTAAAATGTGTTTTTAGACCTATATTAGCTGGGAAAAGGTTAGATAATACTTGAAAATTAGGCTTATTTCCGGAATTAATCTCAGGCAGAAGACCTGGTTTTTAAAGCAATTTACAATCAATAAAAAAATCCGGTTTACAGGCAATAGTACTTTTTCTAAAGTAGATACCTAACAAATTAGGCCGGTTGGAATCCACCTGATTAAAGAATGCATTTCTCCTGTTTGGCAACTAATTTTTCTTGATTAAACAAAAGCACCATGATTCTGAACGCCGAAAATCTTAAAAATATAACCAATGCGGGACAAGTAGAAGTACCCTTACCCTCTTTCGCGCAACTGCCCGAAAAAGTATTGCAGTTTGGTACGGGAGTTTTGCTGCGGGGCTTGCCCGATTATTTTATTCATAAAGCCAACCAAACGGGTATATTTAACGGTAGAGTAGTAGTAGTAAAATCTACGG
This region includes:
- a CDS encoding CoA transferase subunit B, producing MALDKHGIAKRIAQELKDGYYVNLGIGIPTLVANYIPAGMNVELQSENGLLGMGPFPAEAEIDPDLINAGKQTVTTLPGSSLFSSAESFAMIRGEHIDLTVLGAMEVSERGDIANWKIPGKLVKGMGGAMDLVASAKNIIVAMQHTSRDGQSKLLPTCSLPLTGLKCVKKIVTDLAVLEVTEQGFVLRERAPGVSVEQIQAATAGKLVVEGNIPEIKI
- a CDS encoding CoA transferase subunit A, whose translation is MIDKVVANVQEALADIADGAVIMLGGFGLCGIPENCIAELLRKDVKKLTCISNNAGVDGFGLGLLLQKRQVKKMISSYVGENAEFERQLLSGELEVDLIPQGTLAERIRAGGAGIPAFFTPAGYGTEVGIGKETREFNGKMYLLEHWLQADFALVKAWKGDTAGNLIYKGTARNFNPMMATAGKITIAEVEELVPAGELDPNQIHTPGIFVQRVFKGQHYEKRIEHRTVKI
- a CDS encoding low affinity iron permease family protein produces the protein MEKMKDKQPSRFTLFFENFANQITWVSGKPVSFLVALGFVFVWAITGPLFKFSDTWQLVINTVTSIVTFLMVFLIQQSQNKDSQAIQLKLNEVVAALKGASNRLINIEDLSDEELKVLKSYYNQLSDIAEKEESIMEAHSLEDARENQKVKEQADFKPQ